Proteins co-encoded in one Falco rusticolus isolate bFalRus1 chromosome 14, bFalRus1.pri, whole genome shotgun sequence genomic window:
- the C14H8orf48 gene encoding uncharacterized protein C8orf48 homolog isoform X1, translated as MTTASADSSGSYTKRPMELSRSYSSSGLDYAEDTFESFSEEEEACRQWESKPSESYCSTEDLEGSAVSDTLDSVSRLAGQNHADEHSEVADSAATEGGVMGKWIDLKNKEAGIKQDKFIIKTHAEITELLDGELDAFRAFCTIKISKMRQQLISRQATGGKSRKLQHRFTGKKRETNDLNCIVPDELMNRIRLKNIRETVKQVTEAQIHESLMCPDCQKKEAELAEITFLRQKKILMESALIQEKLEEQIYSRDVLTLIGEALRSFPKPSEDPRNLWQRLKVKGRSKFGGCLKSSAFLEG; from the exons ATGACAACTGCCTCGGCAGATAGCTCTGGTAGCTACACAAAGAGGCCAATGGAATTGAGCAGAAGTTACAGCAGCTCTGGTTTGGACTATGCAGAAGATACCTTTGAGTCCTTCAGCGAGGAGGAAGAAGCCTGCAGGCAGTGGGAAAGCAAACCATCTGAATCGTATTGTTCCACAGAAGATTTAGAGGGGTCTGCTGTGTCAGATACGTTGGACAGCGTGTCGAGGTTAGCAGGCCAAAATCATGCAG ATGAACATTCTGAAGTAGCGGATTCTGCAGCTACGGAAGGAGGTGTCATGGGAAAATGGATTGAtctaaaaaacaaagaagctgGCATTAAGCAAGACAAATTTATCATCAAAACTCATGCTG AAATTACTGAATTATTAGATGGAGAACTGGATGCTTTCCGGGCTTTTTGCACCATTAAGATAAGTAAGATGCGACAGCAGCTGATCTCTAGGCAGGCAACTGGTGGCAAGTCaagaaagctgcagcacagattCACAGGAAAGAAACGGGAGACAAATGATTTGAACTGCATTGTTCCTGATGAGCTGATGAACAGAATCCGCCTGAAAAATATCAGAGAGACTGTTAAACAG GTGACAGAAGCTCAAATTCACGAATCTTTGATGTGCCCTGACTGtcagaagaaggaagcagagctAGCCGAGATTACCTTTCTCAGACAAAAGAAGATTCTAATGGAAAGTGCTTTAATCCAAGAGAAACTGGAAGAACAGATTTACTCCAGA gatGTGCTTACACTTATAGGAGAAGCACTCAGAAGCTTTCCCAAACCTTCAGAGGATCCCAGGAACTTATGGCAAAGGCTGAAAG TcaaaggaagaagcaagttTGGTGGATGTCTGAAATCTTCAGCTTTCTTGGAAGGATAA
- the C14H8orf48 gene encoding uncharacterized protein C8orf48 homolog isoform X2, which translates to MTTASADSSGSYTKRPMELSRSYSSSGLDYAEDTFESFSEEEEACRQWESKPSESYCSTEDLEGSAVSDTLDSVSRLAGQNHADEHSEVADSAATEGGVMGKWIDLKNKEAGIKQDKFIIKTHAEITELLDGELDAFRAFCTIKISKMRQQLISRQATGGKSRKLQHRFTGKKRETNDLNCIVPDELMNRIRLKNIRETVKQVTEAQIHESLMCPDCQKKEAELAEITFLRQKKILMESALIQEKLEEQIYSRDVLTLIGEALRSFPKPSEDPRNLWQRLKGQKM; encoded by the exons ATGACAACTGCCTCGGCAGATAGCTCTGGTAGCTACACAAAGAGGCCAATGGAATTGAGCAGAAGTTACAGCAGCTCTGGTTTGGACTATGCAGAAGATACCTTTGAGTCCTTCAGCGAGGAGGAAGAAGCCTGCAGGCAGTGGGAAAGCAAACCATCTGAATCGTATTGTTCCACAGAAGATTTAGAGGGGTCTGCTGTGTCAGATACGTTGGACAGCGTGTCGAGGTTAGCAGGCCAAAATCATGCAG ATGAACATTCTGAAGTAGCGGATTCTGCAGCTACGGAAGGAGGTGTCATGGGAAAATGGATTGAtctaaaaaacaaagaagctgGCATTAAGCAAGACAAATTTATCATCAAAACTCATGCTG AAATTACTGAATTATTAGATGGAGAACTGGATGCTTTCCGGGCTTTTTGCACCATTAAGATAAGTAAGATGCGACAGCAGCTGATCTCTAGGCAGGCAACTGGTGGCAAGTCaagaaagctgcagcacagattCACAGGAAAGAAACGGGAGACAAATGATTTGAACTGCATTGTTCCTGATGAGCTGATGAACAGAATCCGCCTGAAAAATATCAGAGAGACTGTTAAACAG GTGACAGAAGCTCAAATTCACGAATCTTTGATGTGCCCTGACTGtcagaagaaggaagcagagctAGCCGAGATTACCTTTCTCAGACAAAAGAAGATTCTAATGGAAAGTGCTTTAATCCAAGAGAAACTGGAAGAACAGATTTACTCCAGA gatGTGCTTACACTTATAGGAGAAGCACTCAGAAGCTTTCCCAAACCTTCAGAGGATCCCAGGAACTTATGGCAAAGGCTGAAAGGTCAGAAAATGTAA